The sequence TGGCGAGGCCGAGAAATACCTCGGCTTAACAACAGTGCTTCAATTTGCTGCAACAGCTCAAAATCGGCCTCCGGCAGAGTCTGCCCTGGCTCAAGGGATTCATCGGCCTGCAAAAAATCAAACGCCTGCAAAAACTGCTCAGGGGTGGCAGCAATAGGTGCGTCTAAATGGGCCGGAATAATGCGCTCAAACTGCCAAGTGGCGACTGCCTTGGCCCAGGCTAAGACCTCCTCTGGCCCTCGGTTAAAGATTAGCGTCTTGAGAATGGGGGCCACCTGGAGCCGCCCCCCGTTGTGCAGCGACGCAAAGGACTGGGGCCAGTCAGGCCGCCAGCGGAAGGGGTAGAAGCCAAAGTAGTGCTGGCGCGATCGCACCGGAGCCTGCTTGGCCTCTTGCAACATTTCCCCTGTAGTGGCTACATCTAGGGTGCTGGGCCGAAAGTAAAAGGCAAACAGGGCAATGCGCTGCCACCCCTTGCGGCGGTTGGCCGGGGTGTCGGCGATCGCATCAGTACCTGTGTCGCGGGCATGGAACAGCAGCGGAAACGGGTCAATCTGCACGATCGCTGGCGGCTCCGCCGGAATCGCCACGATCGCATCGGTGACCAGCAGCGTACGGCTGGCTCGGTGAAAGCAGGCGGTTTCGCCAAAGGGGCCTAGCCCAAGGTCGATGGGCGGCAGCAGGGCGTAGTCGACCTGGTCGGCAAAAGGGGCCTGGGCGCTGTCGGCAGGGAGAATGTGGGTGCGATCGCGCGGCAACCCCAGCCAGGGCAGCGGCAAATTCAGCGGAAAACTCCACTGGTTAGGCGTCACATACACCTGGGCCTGGGGAAATTTGCGGGCAAAGGGGCCAACAAACACCTTGTGCTCAATGCCTGTCACCGTCGACATGACGATGTACTTCACCGGGCCGTAGCGGTCTTCTAGCTCGCGCACCAGGGCAATACATTCAGGCGTCGGGGCCACGGGCGAATAGACCAGCAGCCCCGTCGGCTCTAGCCGCACCACCGTCATGCGGATCGGCACCACCACGTAAAAAATGCCCTGGAACTGCTCAAAGGTCCAGACCTGGTCCTTGACCACCTCCACCCGCTGGGTGGGCCGCTGGCCATAGGGATAGAGGGGCACCAGGGGCCAAAAGGGCCAGGCCTGGTCGCGGCGACGCAGTGAGGGGGCAGAGGTGACGGCTGACATTAGGGCGCGGTAATAATCCCTGGAACTCAATCAATGGTAGTCATAGCCTACTAAAGAAAAGGGCTTCAGGGGAATCAAACCAAATTTTCAGAGGGTACTCAGCCTTGCCCAGGGCAGATACGTTAAGTTAAATAAAACGAGGGTTGGGCGATCGCCCGCCTCATCCATACCTACCGATGGTTTGATTCCGCCATGAAGCGACGCAAGCTTTTAGAAGCCGGTACCGCCGTGGTTGGCGGCTCCTGGCTGTTGAATACCCTGACCGCTGAAGTTTTCTCCAACCAACTCGACACTATGGCTACGACCAACGAGCAATTTACCGTCAACAAAACCGAGCAAGAATGGCGCGAGCAGCTCACCCCCGAGCAGTTTCGGGTGC is a genomic window of Nodosilinea sp. E11 containing:
- a CDS encoding DUF4336 domain-containing protein, giving the protein MSAVTSAPSLRRRDQAWPFWPLVPLYPYGQRPTQRVEVVKDQVWTFEQFQGIFYVVVPIRMTVVRLEPTGLLVYSPVAPTPECIALVRELEDRYGPVKYIVMSTVTGIEHKVFVGPFARKFPQAQVYVTPNQWSFPLNLPLPWLGLPRDRTHILPADSAQAPFADQVDYALLPPIDLGLGPFGETACFHRASRTLLVTDAIVAIPAEPPAIVQIDPFPLLFHARDTGTDAIADTPANRRKGWQRIALFAFYFRPSTLDVATTGEMLQEAKQAPVRSRQHYFGFYPFRWRPDWPQSFASLHNGGRLQVAPILKTLIFNRGPEEVLAWAKAVATWQFERIIPAHLDAPIAATPEQFLQAFDFLQADESLEPGQTLPEADFELLQQIEALLLSRGISRPRQTITLSAPDKKAEV